Proteins encoded in a region of the Campylobacteraceae bacterium genome:
- a CDS encoding cold shock domain-containing protein codes for MATLVNGTVKWFNSEKGFGFIEPEDGGKDLFVHFRQINSNGYDRVSLNDGQKVTFEVAQGEKGPQAENVTGL; via the coding sequence ATGGCAACTTTAGTAAACGGAACAGTAAAATGGTTCAACAGTGAAAAAGGTTTTGGTTTTATAGAACCTGAAGATGGTGGAAAAGATTTATTTGTACATTTTAGACAAATTAACAGTAATGGTTATGATAGAGTTTCTTTAAACGATGGTCAGAAAGTTACTTTTGAAGTTGCTCAAGGTGAAAAAGGTCCTCAAGCGGAAAACGTTACAGGTCTTTAA
- a CDS encoding TolC family protein → MSLSNKIFIFFILSFSTLNALSLKEAVQKTFDNNPEIKAELHNEEAFQEYVDEKKAAYYPTLDLNADFEKNKKKNDPTNSIKNTVNKTGWKATLSLEQILYNGGLTSAEIDENQANYIENKHKRKENIEKIIIKSLNAYLGIVQYKELMSLSEDIIVINEDNLITAKDKEEISGEVLETYQVSSKLHSTQEKYLEQVDLYQKNRNNFKRYVLEDAPELICRPIIHAKNIPNTLTEALKEGVLNHPKVLAAIEGIKKQKAKLAQSSSKFLPTIKLQLESTWDSDLELADNGMQKEYLGRINLSWNFFSGGKDQSISQRERKFLLEAQENLNAVTDEVKDEIETAYSKYHKNLKRVELLKLNVEDNFNIVDVYKQEFDAGTRTFIDILNAQAELFQANSSLVNREFSLFVDYYDLLLTLSTLSTSILEEDKQVCQKIVKKEKKKEEESVDDLLNELFKDEPVSNQNIKEDALNISSIKSEKSSQENLSLNMNNNANSMLTSSKQIDGFLENKILSLKNDNHIINLATISANTDVNVFISEYELNESLITVFVYGENSQYKKILYGNYETFDEVTEILSSLNKKVLKNKPYISRISKNKDLYNKFH, encoded by the coding sequence ATGTCTCTATCTAATAAAATTTTCATATTTTTTATTCTTTCTTTTTCTACGTTGAATGCATTGTCTTTAAAAGAAGCTGTACAAAAAACATTTGATAACAATCCTGAAATAAAAGCAGAATTACACAATGAGGAAGCGTTTCAAGAGTATGTAGATGAAAAAAAAGCTGCTTACTATCCTACACTTGATTTAAATGCTGATTTTGAAAAAAATAAAAAAAAGAATGATCCTACTAATAGTATTAAAAATACGGTAAATAAAACAGGGTGGAAAGCAACACTTTCATTAGAACAGATACTTTATAATGGAGGCTTGACATCTGCTGAAATTGATGAAAACCAGGCCAATTATATTGAAAATAAACATAAACGAAAAGAAAATATTGAAAAAATTATAATTAAATCTTTGAATGCTTATTTAGGAATTGTTCAATACAAAGAATTAATGAGTTTATCAGAAGATATTATTGTTATTAATGAAGATAACCTTATAACAGCGAAAGATAAAGAAGAAATTTCAGGAGAAGTTCTTGAAACTTACCAAGTTAGTTCCAAACTACATTCTACACAAGAAAAATATCTTGAACAAGTAGACTTATACCAAAAAAATAGAAATAACTTTAAACGCTATGTATTAGAAGATGCCCCTGAATTAATCTGTCGTCCAATAATACATGCAAAAAATATTCCAAATACACTTACAGAAGCTCTAAAAGAAGGTGTGTTAAATCATCCAAAAGTACTTGCTGCTATTGAAGGAATCAAAAAACAAAAAGCAAAACTTGCACAAAGCAGTTCAAAATTTTTACCTACCATTAAATTACAATTAGAAAGCACATGGGACAGTGATTTAGAATTAGCAGATAATGGGATGCAAAAAGAGTATTTAGGAAGAATTAATCTTTCCTGGAATTTTTTTAGTGGAGGAAAAGATCAAAGTATTTCGCAAAGAGAGCGTAAGTTTTTATTAGAAGCACAAGAAAACTTAAATGCAGTTACTGACGAAGTTAAAGATGAAATCGAAACTGCCTATTCTAAATACCATAAAAATCTTAAGCGTGTTGAATTATTAAAATTGAATGTGGAAGATAATTTTAATATTGTTGATGTTTATAAACAAGAATTTGATGCAGGCACTAGAACTTTTATTGATATTTTAAATGCACAAGCAGAATTATTTCAAGCAAACAGTTCTTTAGTAAACAGAGAATTTTCATTGTTTGTTGATTATTATGATTTATTATTAACACTTTCTACTTTAAGTACAAGTATTTTAGAAGAAGACAAACAAGTATGTCAAAAGATAGTTAAAAAAGAAAAAAAGAAGGAAGAAGAGAGTGTTGATGATTTATTAAATGAATTATTCAAAGATGAGCCTGTAAGTAATCAAAATATAAAAGAGGATGCTTTAAATATTTCAAGTATCAAAAGTGAGAAAAGCTCTCAAGAAAATCTTTCTTTAAACATGAATAATAATGCAAACTCAATGCTTACTTCATCAAAACAAATTGATGGTTTCTTAGAAAATAAAATTTTATCCTTAAAAAATGATAATCATATTATAAATCTTGCAACAATATCTGCAAATACAGATGTAAATGTGTTTATATCGGAATATGAATTGAATGAATCCTTAATAACTGTTTTTGTCTATGGTGAAAACAGTCAATACAAAAAAATACTTTATGGAAATTATGAAACTTTTGATGAAGTGACAGAAATCTTATCAAGTTTAAATAAAAAAGTGTTGAAAAATAAGCCATATATTAGTAGAATATCAAAGAACAAAGATTTGTATAATAAATTCCACTAA
- a CDS encoding transporter substrate-binding domain-containing protein, translating into MKKLLIFLLLSLSLFASTHKYIELNENEKKWLKTHTIIKLAVIDYWDSDNENNNIHTELIRLLSHYGNINIIPLSFDTWNAAYNDALKGESTHGIMYLSWSKEKEKKYFHYSMPYDAKANFLVVRKGNRNINSIEDLKNKHVYVQKNAVTQTILENYSSEINLIEHTDNEKMLEILSTNKKINAVFIYKVDKEQLKKYDLKIVKKVYGKYTNIHIGITHQHKELQTIINKIMAVIPQFEFNKIQRTVYKKSNEFVQINKLLLTKEEKLWIKSHPVITVGGEKDWAPFDFVDENGKYNGLSKNYLDVISSLTGLNFEVKTGQTWNELLMALKNSQIDMLPAIYFSEEREKFANFTSSYLSISDYYITKANYPKIKSITSLYGKTVVAIKGYEVTSWLKEKHPKISIHEVSNLLEALQSLEAGESIAFLNDNPSSSYSIEKNFISGLKFNNVVKNRMPLTLHMASKKEYKILATIINKAFVKITKEQKRTIASHWMSEVSHKSIDLTKKESLWLLTKPILKFAVDPNWLPIEAINKKSKKYEGMMADILDIIAETSGIKFKLVETKEWGKSLELAKNNDVDILAAISITDKRKKFLNFSDKTIVLSDGVIMKNNSTFITSLNGLKGLRIGVSDGTSLHAMLKEDYPNLIIKPIKGIKKGLDKLKNDEIDAFIGNLEVASHIIIKKHFFNLKVVFKLENTRQLHIGLIKSLPQEALSIINKTLNSINKNELNTIRQRWIGLKINKEIDYTIFYKIAFAVIVLIIFFIFTNRKLQQLVRKRTQDLQKEKDKLSSFNKNLENLVSLRTISLEDAKNELEESNKLTRDSINYAALIQHALIPEEDTFDIYFKTHFALWSPKDVVGGDIYLFEELRGEHECLLMVIDCTGHGVPGAFVTMLVKAIERQVVSKIVNNENLEVSPAWILSYFNKSMKKILKQDNKDSLSNAGFDGGILYYNKKQKYIKYAGAETPLFYFEENELKVIKSDRHSVGYKKSDINYEFTEHTIEVKEGMQFYLSTDGYLDQNGGKKAFPFGKRKFQELLKKVHTLPYEEQKEVFISTMKEYQGDEIKNDDITMIALKI; encoded by the coding sequence ATGAAAAAATTATTAATCTTTCTTCTTTTATCATTAAGCCTTTTTGCTTCCACTCATAAATATATCGAACTCAATGAAAATGAAAAAAAATGGCTTAAAACACACACTATAATTAAACTTGCCGTTATTGATTATTGGGACAGCGACAATGAAAATAACAATATTCATACAGAATTAATTCGCCTTCTTTCTCACTATGGCAATATTAATATAATTCCTCTTTCCTTTGATACTTGGAATGCCGCTTATAACGATGCACTTAAGGGGGAATCAACTCATGGAATCATGTACCTTAGTTGGAGTAAAGAAAAAGAAAAAAAATACTTTCATTATTCTATGCCTTATGATGCAAAAGCAAATTTTCTTGTTGTTAGAAAAGGAAATAGAAACATAAATTCTATAGAGGATTTAAAAAATAAACACGTATATGTTCAAAAGAATGCTGTTACACAAACAATCTTAGAAAATTATTCTTCAGAAATTAATCTAATAGAGCATACAGATAATGAGAAGATGCTTGAGATACTTTCAACAAACAAGAAGATTAATGCAGTATTCATTTATAAAGTAGATAAAGAACAACTAAAAAAGTATGATTTAAAAATTGTAAAAAAAGTGTATGGAAAATATACAAACATACATATTGGAATAACACATCAACATAAAGAACTACAAACTATAATCAATAAAATCATGGCAGTTATTCCGCAATTTGAATTCAATAAAATACAAAGAACTGTTTATAAAAAATCAAATGAATTCGTCCAAATAAATAAACTCTTATTAACAAAAGAAGAAAAATTATGGATAAAGAGTCATCCTGTAATTACCGTAGGAGGAGAAAAGGACTGGGCACCTTTTGATTTTGTTGATGAAAATGGAAAATATAATGGTCTTTCAAAAAATTATCTTGACGTAATTTCTTCACTTACAGGATTAAACTTTGAAGTAAAAACAGGGCAAACTTGGAATGAACTATTAATGGCACTTAAAAATTCACAAATAGATATGTTGCCAGCTATTTATTTTTCCGAAGAAAGAGAAAAATTTGCAAATTTCACCTCTTCTTACCTTTCTATTAGTGACTATTATATCACCAAAGCAAACTACCCAAAGATAAAATCAATTACTTCTTTGTATGGAAAAACTGTTGTTGCAATAAAAGGTTATGAGGTCACTTCTTGGTTAAAAGAAAAACACCCAAAAATCTCTATACATGAAGTATCAAACTTATTAGAAGCTTTGCAAAGCCTTGAAGCAGGTGAGAGTATCGCTTTTTTAAACGATAATCCCTCTTCTTCTTATTCTATTGAAAAAAATTTCATTTCTGGACTTAAGTTTAATAATGTAGTTAAAAACCGAATGCCATTAACCTTACACATGGCAAGTAAAAAAGAATACAAAATACTTGCCACAATTATTAATAAAGCCTTCGTAAAAATCACAAAAGAGCAAAAAAGAACTATAGCTTCACACTGGATGAGCGAAGTAAGTCATAAATCAATTGACCTAACAAAAAAGGAAAGTCTTTGGCTCTTAACAAAACCTATACTTAAATTTGCAGTTGATCCAAACTGGCTTCCTATTGAAGCTATTAATAAAAAATCAAAAAAGTATGAAGGAATGATGGCCGATATCTTAGATATTATTGCAGAGACCTCAGGTATTAAATTTAAGCTTGTAGAAACAAAAGAATGGGGTAAATCCCTAGAACTTGCTAAAAACAACGACGTTGATATTTTAGCAGCTATAAGTATTACAGATAAAAGAAAAAAGTTTTTAAACTTTTCTGATAAAACTATTGTTCTGTCAGATGGTGTTATTATGAAAAATAATAGTACATTTATTACTTCCTTAAATGGATTAAAAGGTCTTAGAATTGGTGTTTCAGATGGAACTTCTTTACATGCTATGTTAAAAGAAGACTATCCCAATTTAATTATTAAACCTATTAAAGGTATAAAAAAAGGTCTTGATAAATTAAAAAATGATGAAATTGATGCTTTTATTGGAAATTTAGAAGTTGCCAGTCATATAATTATTAAAAAACATTTTTTTAATTTAAAAGTAGTTTTCAAACTTGAAAACACTCGTCAATTACATATAGGTTTAATTAAATCTTTACCTCAAGAAGCCCTAAGTATTATAAATAAAACGCTTAACAGCATAAATAAAAATGAACTCAATACCATTCGTCAGCGATGGATTGGATTAAAAATAAATAAAGAAATTGATTATACGATTTTTTACAAGATTGCTTTTGCTGTCATTGTTTTAATAATATTTTTTATATTTACTAATCGTAAATTACAACAGCTTGTAAGAAAACGTACGCAAGACTTACAAAAAGAAAAAGATAAACTTTCATCTTTTAATAAAAACTTAGAAAATCTGGTTTCTCTTCGAACTATTTCATTAGAAGATGCAAAAAATGAACTTGAAGAAAGTAACAAATTAACACGTGATTCAATTAATTATGCTGCACTTATTCAACATGCACTTATTCCAGAAGAAGATACTTTTGATATCTATTTTAAAACACATTTTGCATTATGGAGTCCTAAAGATGTAGTAGGTGGAGATATATATTTATTTGAAGAATTAAGAGGAGAGCATGAGTGTCTTTTAATGGTAATTGATTGTACTGGGCATGGAGTTCCTGGTGCTTTTGTAACCATGCTGGTAAAAGCAATAGAGAGACAAGTCGTTTCAAAAATAGTAAACAATGAAAATTTAGAAGTAAGCCCTGCTTGGATTTTGAGTTATTTTAATAAAAGTATGAAAAAAATTCTAAAACAAGACAATAAAGACTCGCTTTCAAATGCAGGCTTTGATGGAGGGATTTTATATTACAATAAAAAACAAAAGTACATTAAATATGCTGGTGCAGAAACACCTTTATTTTATTTTGAAGAAAATGAATTAAAAGTGATAAAAAGTGATAGGCATTCTGTGGGATACAAAAAAAGTGATATTAACTATGAATTTACAGAACATACAATTGAAGTTAAAGAGGGTATGCAGTTTTATTTATCAACAGATGGTTATTTAGATCAAAATGGAGGAAAAAAAGCCTTTCCCTTTGGAAAAAGAAAATTTCAAGAACTACTTAAAAAAGTTCATACTTTGCCCTATGAAGAACAAAAAGAGGTTTTTATTAGTACTATGAAAGAATATCAAGGAGATGAAATAAAAAACGATGATATAACAATGATTGCATTAAAAATATAA
- a CDS encoding manganese efflux pump, with amino-acid sequence MFEVLLLAFALSMDAFAVSIGLGVKSKEFNIYLAFKIAFFFGIFQGIMPLFGYLASIGLGSFIEAFDHWIAFILLSIIGIKMIIDSFSQNTEEIIKKLTNKILLILAVATSIDAMAAGFSLDLMSISPFLSMFLIGMVTFVFSFIAVYIGVRGGAFLESKAERLGGVVLILIGFKILIEHTLF; translated from the coding sequence ATGTTTGAAGTTTTGCTCTTAGCTTTTGCCTTAAGTATGGATGCTTTTGCTGTTTCTATTGGATTGGGTGTAAAATCAAAAGAATTCAATATTTATCTGGCTTTTAAAATAGCCTTCTTTTTTGGAATCTTTCAAGGAATCATGCCACTGTTTGGTTATCTTGCGAGTATTGGTTTAGGAAGTTTTATTGAGGCCTTTGATCATTGGATTGCATTTATACTCTTAAGTATTATTGGAATAAAAATGATAATAGACAGTTTTTCCCAAAATACAGAAGAAATAATCAAAAAATTAACAAATAAAATTTTACTAATTTTAGCTGTTGCTACAAGTATTGATGCCATGGCTGCTGGTTTTAGCTTGGATTTAATGTCTATTAGTCCTTTTTTGTCCATGTTCCTTATTGGAATGGTAACTTTTGTATTTTCTTTTATTGCTGTGTATATTGGAGTAAGAGGTGGTGCTTTTTTAGAGAGCAAGGCCGAAAGATTGGGAGGTGTAGTCTTAATATTGATTGGTTTTAAAATTTTGATAGAGCATACTTTATTCTAA
- a CDS encoding response regulator transcription factor, with translation MDKHTKNTILRDLSILYIEDEENIRKNITATLELLVFKVFAVASYEKAIEAFNLNKIDIIISDINLQGKTGLDFCKEIRVDNLVIPIVLLTAHLDTNYLLDATKLKLVDYLIKPIDFKTLHNVLIKCVDELLVQNMFKIKFMNETEFDINMKVLLNNKKEDIKLTSNELLLLEYLIKNSYRVVPHLEIKTKIWEKPEEVSDSALKNLLNKLRKKIGKEAIDNISGVGFRLIYQH, from the coding sequence ATGGACAAACATACAAAGAACACCATTCTTAGGGACTTAAGTATTCTTTATATCGAAGATGAAGAAAATATACGCAAAAATATTACAGCAACCTTAGAACTGTTAGTATTCAAAGTTTTTGCCGTAGCTTCTTATGAAAAAGCCATTGAGGCCTTTAATCTTAATAAAATTGATATCATTATCTCAGACATTAACCTTCAAGGGAAAACAGGTCTTGATTTTTGCAAAGAGATTAGAGTAGATAACCTTGTAATTCCTATAGTTTTGTTAACTGCACACTTAGATACTAACTATTTATTGGATGCAACAAAACTTAAATTGGTTGATTATTTAATCAAACCTATTGATTTTAAGACTCTACATAATGTATTAATAAAATGTGTAGATGAACTTTTGGTTCAAAACATGTTTAAAATAAAATTTATGAATGAGACAGAATTTGATATTAATATGAAAGTCTTGCTAAATAATAAGAAAGAAGATATAAAACTCACTTCCAACGAACTACTCTTATTAGAATACCTCATAAAAAATTCCTATCGTGTTGTTCCCCATCTTGAAATTAAAACAAAAATATGGGAAAAACCAGAAGAAGTGAGTGATTCTGCACTTAAAAATTTACTGAATAAATTAAGAAAAAAAATAGGGAAAGAAGCAATTGATAATATCTCTGGGGTAGGATTTAGACTAATTTATCAACACTAA
- a CDS encoding HlyD family type I secretion periplasmic adaptor subunit, which yields MADDFKNDMNFVNTMYANANEAPNSRSGFLFMIIAALFVSAILWAALAEIDELARGNGKVIPTDKIQKIQNLDGGIISEILIKEGQIVKKGDELMKIDTTRFQASFQENKAEYYSLLAVRTRLLAETTVKINRKVPVLKFDDIISLKENEDYVRAENRLFKNRFTELKVSIRVLENQYEQKKLEVKEITSTIRKLRKSLKIIKKQRATIAKLVRSRIKSNFDLLNIEKEYEQALGDLETALISEPRAKLGVDEARNKIEEKVQGFRTEASDTLQKTQSELRKYKARLVAEKDKVDKTTIVSPVDGIVKQIHINTIGGVVRSGEDLIEIVPQSEVLVIEAKIDPKDIAFINPKQKAIVKITAYDFSIYGGLEGKIIEISADSIVDKESKDQKTYYRVLVKTNKNYLERNGERLPIIPGMVASVDIITGKKSILDFILKPILKTKNNALHER from the coding sequence ATGGCAGATGATTTTAAAAATGACATGAACTTTGTTAATACAATGTATGCGAATGCAAACGAAGCACCCAATTCAAGATCAGGTTTTTTATTTATGATAATTGCAGCTTTGTTTGTAAGTGCTATTTTATGGGCAGCATTAGCAGAAATTGATGAATTAGCTAGAGGAAACGGAAAAGTAATCCCCACAGATAAGATTCAAAAGATTCAAAATCTTGATGGTGGAATTATTTCTGAAATATTAATAAAAGAAGGTCAAATTGTTAAAAAAGGCGATGAATTAATGAAAATTGATACTACGCGTTTTCAAGCTTCTTTCCAAGAAAATAAAGCAGAATACTATAGTTTATTGGCAGTAAGAACAAGGTTATTAGCTGAAACTACCGTTAAAATTAATAGAAAAGTTCCTGTTTTAAAATTTGATGACATTATCTCTTTGAAAGAGAATGAAGATTATGTACGAGCAGAAAACAGACTTTTTAAAAACAGATTTACTGAGCTAAAAGTTTCAATTAGAGTTTTAGAAAATCAATATGAACAAAAAAAACTTGAAGTAAAAGAAATTACAAGTACCATCAGAAAGTTAAGAAAATCTTTAAAAATTATTAAAAAACAGCGAGCTACTATTGCAAAACTTGTACGTTCAAGAATTAAATCTAATTTTGATTTATTGAATATTGAAAAAGAGTATGAACAAGCTTTAGGAGATTTAGAAACAGCTTTAATTTCAGAACCAAGAGCAAAACTAGGTGTTGATGAAGCACGTAATAAAATAGAAGAAAAAGTACAAGGCTTTAGAACAGAAGCTTCAGATACTTTACAAAAAACACAAAGTGAACTTAGAAAATATAAAGCAAGATTGGTTGCAGAAAAAGATAAAGTAGACAAAACTACAATTGTGTCACCAGTTGATGGAATTGTGAAACAAATTCATATTAATACTATTGGTGGAGTAGTAAGGTCTGGTGAAGATTTAATTGAAATTGTTCCTCAAAGTGAAGTTTTAGTAATTGAGGCTAAAATTGATCCCAAAGATATTGCTTTTATTAATCCTAAACAAAAAGCTATTGTAAAAATTACGGCATATGATTTTTCTATTTATGGGGGATTAGAAGGAAAAATAATTGAAATATCAGCGGATAGTATTGTTGATAAAGAAAGTAAAGATCAAAAGACCTATTATCGAGTCCTTGTTAAAACGAATAAGAACTATTTAGAACGAAATGGTGAGCGTTTGCCAATTATTCCTGGAATGGTTGCTAGTGTGGATATTATAACGGGTAAAAAATCTATTTTAGACTTTATTTTGAAGCCTATTTTGAAAACAAAAAATAACGCCTTACATGAGCGATAA
- a CDS encoding type I secretion system permease/ATPase: MDDLLNAAKTIDDSNQSLAKLQNRRRVDSLLDCLLFLTKYHKRETSAESIMFSLPMHNEVMNYAMFTQSAQRMGLLTKNVKRKNIASITKLALPSVLLLDKDRACVLLDYDLEKGTATTIMPGISLGQTELSIERLEGEFLGEVIIIKPEYNYKNRINNDIVIENPKDWFWGTMKRNMSIYKQVALISLFINIFIIATPLFTMNVYDRVLPNNAMETLWALFIGITIIMIFDFIMKMVRSYYLGIAGKRADTVISNKIFNHLLNIKLDAKPASTGQFVSRLQSYESVREFFTSATMAAIVDLPFVIIFIMVIFFIGGPLGYITLAIVIILILTSWYMQKPLKSIVEKSVKEEQLKQTTLIETVTGLEIIKSIRAQNRMKTHWDKSVSATVHYAEEGQFLSHSINYFTAFMSQFSNILIVAAGVYLASNGEMTMGGIIASMMLNGRVIAPVSQIVGMIIRYDRTMLSLNNLDEIMQMPLEKEDKLYISRPNLKGDIELKDLEFTYSEKNYKILKDINITIKQGEKVAILGKIGSGKSTLLKLILNLYEPNSGSVLIDGVDTRQIDPVDLRKSMGIVPQEPFLFMGSIKDNITIGEHFVTDEELLKVARIAGLNEFLDKHEAGFDLIVGERGEGLSGGERQSVTLARALISDPAIIMLDEPTNAMDKQAESSFIERLEDIIEDKTLVLVTHKTSLLKLVDRVIILENGKVVADGTKEEIFNKASPSTKR, encoded by the coding sequence ATGGATGATTTACTTAATGCCGCGAAAACTATTGATGACTCAAATCAAAGTTTAGCAAAACTTCAAAACAGAAGACGAGTTGATTCTCTTTTAGATTGCCTTCTTTTTCTTACTAAATATCACAAACGAGAAACATCTGCAGAATCGATTATGTTTTCTCTTCCTATGCACAATGAAGTTATGAATTATGCGATGTTCACACAATCTGCTCAAAGAATGGGTTTATTAACCAAAAATGTAAAACGAAAAAATATTGCAAGCATTACAAAATTAGCATTGCCTTCTGTTTTATTATTAGATAAAGACAGAGCCTGTGTATTATTGGATTATGACCTTGAAAAAGGTACGGCTACTACAATTATGCCTGGAATTAGTTTAGGGCAGACAGAACTAAGTATTGAACGCCTTGAGGGAGAGTTCTTAGGCGAAGTCATCATTATAAAACCAGAGTACAATTATAAAAATAGAATTAATAATGATATTGTAATTGAAAATCCCAAAGATTGGTTTTGGGGAACAATGAAAAGAAATATGAGTATTTATAAACAAGTAGCTTTAATTTCTTTGTTTATTAATATTTTTATCATAGCAACTCCTTTATTTACAATGAATGTTTATGATAGAGTTTTACCTAATAATGCGATGGAAACTTTATGGGCTTTGTTTATTGGTATTACTATTATTATGATTTTTGATTTTATTATGAAAATGGTACGTAGCTATTATTTAGGAATTGCAGGAAAAAGAGCAGATACAGTAATATCCAATAAAATATTTAATCATTTATTAAATATTAAACTGGATGCAAAACCCGCTTCAACAGGACAGTTTGTATCAAGATTACAGTCTTATGAAAGTGTAAGAGAATTTTTTACTTCAGCTACCATGGCTGCTATTGTTGATTTACCCTTTGTTATCATTTTTATTATGGTTATATTTTTTATTGGTGGTCCTTTAGGATACATTACTTTAGCTATTGTAATTATTTTAATACTAACGTCTTGGTATATGCAAAAACCACTTAAAAGTATTGTGGAAAAATCAGTAAAAGAAGAACAATTAAAACAAACTACTTTAATTGAAACAGTTACAGGCCTAGAAATTATTAAAAGCATACGTGCTCAAAATAGAATGAAAACACATTGGGATAAATCCGTTTCTGCAACAGTTCATTATGCTGAAGAAGGGCAGTTTTTATCTCATAGTATTAATTACTTTACGGCATTTATGTCACAGTTCTCAAATATATTAATTGTTGCTGCTGGTGTTTATTTAGCAAGTAATGGAGAAATGACCATGGGGGGAATTATTGCTTCTATGATGTTAAATGGGAGAGTAATAGCACCTGTTTCACAAATTGTGGGTATGATTATACGATATGATAGAACAATGTTGTCCTTAAACAATTTAGATGAAATCATGCAAATGCCGCTTGAAAAAGAGGATAAACTGTATATTTCAAGACCAAATTTAAAAGGTGATATTGAATTAAAAGATTTAGAATTTACCTACAGTGAAAAAAATTATAAAATCTTAAAAGACATAAATATTACTATTAAACAAGGTGAAAAAGTTGCTATTCTTGGTAAAATTGGTTCTGGTAAGTCTACTTTATTAAAACTTATTTTGAATTTATATGAACCAAACAGTGGGTCTGTTTTGATTGATGGTGTAGATACTAGACAAATTGATCCTGTTGATTTGAGAAAATCAATGGGAATAGTACCTCAAGAACCTTTTTTATTCATGGGTTCAATAAAAGATAATATTACAATTGGTGAACATTTTGTTACAGATGAAGAATTATTAAAAGTAGCTAGAATTGCTGGTTTAAATGAATTTTTAGATAAACATGAAGCCGGTTTTGATTTAATTGTAGGTGAACGTGGAGAAGGACTTTCTGGTGGTGAGAGACAAAGTGTTACTTTAGCTCGTGCATTGATTTCCGATCCTGCAATAATAATGCTTGATGAACCTACTAATGCGATGGACAAACAAGCTGAGTCTTCATTTATTGAACGTTTGGAAGATATCATTGAAGATAAAACACTGGTACTAGTAACTCATAAAACTTCTTTATTAAAATTAGTAGACAGAGTTATTATTTTAGAAAATGGAAAAGTAGTCGCAGATGGAACAAAAGAAGAAATTTTTAATAAAGCAAGTCCAAGCACAAAAAGGTAA